The following proteins come from a genomic window of Falco cherrug isolate bFalChe1 chromosome Z, bFalChe1.pri, whole genome shotgun sequence:
- the NFIL3 gene encoding nuclear factor interleukin-3-regulated protein translates to MQLRKMQTLKKEHGPVDTSSNVDKIMVLKSTLAEVSEELSTNEDILLTEASSGKSKSSACRRKREFIPDEKKDAMYWEKRRKNNEAAKRSREKRRLNDLVLENKLIALGEENATLKAELLSLKLKFGLISSAAYAQEIQKLSSSTTVYFQDYQSSKSNINSFADEHEPSIVGSSCISVIKHSPQSSMSDVSEISSAEHTQPSRIQSNCRSPENKFQIIKQEPMELERETRDDRGSYKASIYPNYMGATFNVYSHSPPLLQVNRSSSNSPRTSETDDGVVGKSSDGEDEQQVPKGPIHSPVEHKNVHATVKVPEVNSSALPHKLRIKAKAMQVKVEAMDNDYEATQKLSSPIDMSSKRHFELEKHGAQNLVHSSHTPFSVQVTNIQDWSLKPELWHQKELNVKIQSGCKTGVVEIKDNIYNVSESENLYLKQGIASLSAEVASLKRLITTQQISASDSG, encoded by the coding sequence atgcagctgagaaaaatgcaGACCCTTAAAAAAGAACACGGACCTGTTGACACAAGTAGCAATGTGGACAAAATCATGGTACTTAAGTCAACTTTAGCAGAAGTGTCTGAAGAATTGTCTACAAATGAAGATATACTACTTACTGAAGCAAGTAGTGGAAAAAGCAAATCTTCAGCTTGCCGGAGAAAGCGAGAATTCATTccagatgaaaagaaagatgctATGTATTGGGAGAAGAGGcgaaaaaataatgaagctgCCAAAAGATCTCGTGAAAAACGGCGACTGAATGACCTTGTCTTAGAGAACAAACTAATTGCACTGGGAGAGGAGAATGCCACTTtgaaggcagagctgctttcaTTGAAGCTAAAGTTTGGTTTAATTAGTTCTGCAGCCTATGCCCAAGAGATACAGAAACTCAGTAGCTCAACAACTGTGTATTTCCAAGACTATCAGAGTTCCAAATCAAATATTAACTCATTTGCAGATGAACATGAACCATCTATAGTCGGTAGCAGTTGTATTTCTGTCATTAAACACTCTCCTCAAAGCTCAATGTCTGATGTGTCTGAAATATCATCTGCAGAGCATACTCAACCAAGTCGTATACAAAGCAACTGCAGAAGTCCTGAAAATAAGTTCCAGATTATAAAACAAGAGCCCATGGAATTGGAGAGAGAGACAAGAGATGACAGAGGTTCATATAAAGCATCCATATATCCAAACTACATGGGAGCTACCTTTAACGTGTACTCACATTCTCCTCCTCTCTTGCAAGTTAATAGGTCCTCCAGTAATTCCCCCAGAACATCAGAAACTGATGATGGTGTAGTTGGAAAGTCATCTGATGGAGAAGATGAACAGCAGGTTCCTAAGGGTCCAATCCATTCCCCAGTTGAACATAAAAATGTTCATGCAACAGTTAAAGTTCCAGAAGTGAATTCTTCAGCCTTGCCTCACAAGCTTCGAATTAAAGCCAAAGCCATGCAAGTTAAGGTGGAAGCAATGGATAATGACTATGAAGCAACACAGAAATTGTCATCACCCATTGACATGTcttcaaaaagacattttgagcTTGAAAAGCATGGTGCACAAAACTTGGTGCATTCTTCTCACACTCCTTTCTCGGTTCAAGTGACTAACATCCAAGACTGGTCACTTAAACCAGAACTCTGGCATCAGAAGGAACTCAATGTAAAAATTCAGAGTGGTTGCAAAACTGGAGTTGttgaaataaaagacaatatCTACAATGTCTCTGAGTCAGAGAACCTGTATTTGAAGCAGGGCATAGCAAGCTTATCTGCAGAGGTTGCGTCACTTAAAAGACTTATAACTACACAACAAATCTCTGCATCAGACTCTGGTTAA